DNA from Halobaculum sp. XH14:
CGCGCAGGGGAGCCTGTTCGGCTTCCCGGTCAGCGGGCTGTCGGTGCCCGCGAGCGTGCTCGCGCTGGAGCCGACCGGCCCCGAGGCGGTCACCGGCGGGAGTTTCGGCCCGGAGGCGGGGTTGCTCGGGATGGCCGCGCTGTGTGTCGGCATCGCGGCGACCACGTGGTGGGCCCGCTGGCGCGGGGAGGGGGGACTGGACGAACGGGTGCTGACGCTGGAGCGGCGCTGAACGAGCCCCGACGCGGCGTCCCTCGACGATCCACCCCGGTGACCGTCAACGGCCCGAGGGGGCAGGGTCGACGCGGAACGTTGATACGGCCCGATGCTGGCTCCTTGAACGTGTTCGAGTGGCTGTTCCCGACGTGGACGAACCCGGCCCTCCTCGCGCTGCTCGTCGGTCTGCGCGCGGCGGCCAACGTCGCCCTGACCGCGCTGGTGGCCCGGTCGCGACCCCCGAAAGCGGGGTCGGTGGTCACGGTCGGCGCGGCGGCGCTCACCGTCCTCTCCGCCGCGCTTTCGGTGCTGGTCCTCCGCGGCGACCTCGGGCTCGGCGCGTCGTACCTCGAGTTCGCCGTCCAGGTCGTCCTCGTCGTCGCCGGCGGCTACGCCGTCCGGTCGAACGGCTCCACCAGGCAGGTGCGGGCGGCCCTGCTCGCGGCCGCCTGCGCGATCGGACTGCTCCTCGTCACGATCCCGGCGTACGGCGAGGCGACCGTCGCGCCCTGAGGCGGGCGTCCGGAGCCGCGACGCGTGCTGTGGTCAGCCCACCGACAGATACTTCTCGGAGACACGTCCACAGCCCCCATGCGCCGTCGGACGTACCTCTCGGCCGTGGGCACGGGGATGGCGGGCCTCTCGGGCTGTGCGAGCGGGACTGACCCCGGGACGACGGGAACCGCCACCGAGCCCCCGACGGGCCGACACTCCGTGACGCCGTCCGGGACGCGGACCGAGACGCCGAGGCCGAACCCGGACACGATCTTCGTCGACCGCGAGGCGGGGGAACCCGGAAACCCCGGAACCGCCGAGGAGCCGCTCGACTCGATCCAGCGGGCCCTCGGTCACGCCCGGCCGGGCGAGACGGTGTACGTCCGCCCGGGCGTCTACCGCGAGCCCGTGTCGCCGCCCCGGAGCGGTGAGCCGGGCGCGCCGATCACGATCACCGGCCCGCCGGACGCGATCCTCAAGCCGAGCGAGCGGCGCTACTACATGCTCATCATCCGGCGGAGCCACGTCCACCTCACCGGCCTCACGGTCGACGGGCTCAAACGCCCCGACGAGCCGGACTCCGTCGAATCGTACGCCCGGACCTCGCCGATCGTGACCCGGCCGCCGCCCGACACCGACGAGTACCTCCGGGACCTGGTCATCGCGCCCCACGGGGTCGGCAACACTCGGAAGGCGCTCGTCGCCATCGACCGGACGCAGAACTCCGTCGTCGGCCCGTTCGAGGTGATCGGCCCCGGCGGGACGAAGTACCTGCTCACGGACCGGCACGGGCACAACGGCGAGGTCGTCTACCTCGGCACGTCGCCGAGCAACCTCGGGACCGACTGGCACCCGTGGACCGAGTACGACCGGACGAGCGGCATCCGGGTCCACCACGTCGACAACTCGGCCGGGTACGCCCACTCGGAGCTGGTGAACACGAAGCTCGGGACCCACGACATCACCGTCGAGTACTGCACCGACGGCGGGGGCTCGAAGAACACGGAGGACACCCCCGCGGCGTCGATGCGGCTCCAGAGCTTCGACACGACCGTCCGCTGGTGTGACCTCCGCGACGGGATGGGTCACGGCGTCGAGATCGGGAGCTACAAGGCCCGAGACGCACGCAGGGAGGGGAACCCGTCGGAGATCGAGCGGCGGGGCGGCTCGGACAACGCAGTGTACGGCAACCGGATCACCGGGTTCGACGACGAGGCGATCGCGTACCCGGTCGTCCGCGGACAGGCCGACCAGCGGTACGTCTGCGGGAACACGTACGACGGGGCCACCGACGGCACTCCCGACGCGAACTGCGGCGAGGAGGTGCCGACCGGCGACGGCATCGGGCACACCGGCGGCAACACCGAGCGATAGCTCCCCGTCGTGTCGTGGTGTGGCCTCCCCAACGTCGCCGCCGCACTCACTCCACCAGCCGCTCGATCTCGGTGACGAGGATGTCGGTCGCGCCGACCGACTGCAGGTCCGAGATGACGCCGAACACCTCGCGCTCGTCGACGACGACGTGGACCGCGACGTGGTCGGCCTTCCCGTCAACCTCGCCGGCGTCCGTGGCCGACTTGGGCGAGTCCGCCACGTCCATCACGGTCGGCCCGCCCATCCCCGGAATGACGTCCTTCACGTCCTCCAGCCGGTCGCTCGGGGCGTTCATCATCAGGTAGCGCTTCCCGTCGGCGGCGATGACCGACGAGAGCGCCGTCTCGACCTCCCCGACCTTCGGGTCGTCGGCGACGTCCGGGCGGGCGAACAGCCGGACCGAGGAAGCGAGCACCTCGTCGATCACAGCGAGGCGGTTCACCTGCAGCGTCGTCCCCGTCGAGGTGATGTCGACGATTGCGTCGGCCATCTCGACGTGGGGCGTGAGTTCCGTGGCGCCAGTCACCTCCACGACCCCGGCGTCGATGCCCTTCTCGTCGAGGTACTCGTGGGTGATGCGGGGGAACTCGGTGGCGACCGTGAGCCCCTCCACGTCCCCGGGTTCGGTGATGTCGCCCTCCTCGGGTGCGGCGAGCACGAGCCGGCAGTTGCCGAACGCGAGGTCGAGCAGGTCGTCCAGCTCCGCGCCCGACTCGCGGGCCTGATCGAGCCCCGTGACGCCCAGATCGGCCGCGCCGTCGGCGACGTACTCGGGAACGTCGGCGGCGCGTGCGAACAGCACGGAGACGTCGGGGTCGACGGTGTCGGCGTACAGCTGTCGGTCGGCGGTCTCCTCGACGTGCAGGCCGGCCCGTTCGAGGAGGTCCATCGTCGGCTCGTGCAAGCGCCCCTTGTTGGGCACGGCGATGCGCATGCGCGAGTCCAGGGGGTGGGCCGGGAACTGTCTTTCCCTCCGAGCGGGACCGGCACGGGGAGACGGTAGGCCTTTGGGCCGCGGTGCGGTGTCCCAGGTATGTTCGTCCTCCAGTCCGAGCCGAGCGCCGCCGCGCCAGCGCTCGGCCCGCCGCTCGCCCTCTGGGTCCTCCTGTGTCTGGTCGCGCTCGTGGTGGGGCTCGTCGCCACGGCGATCACCCGCCGGCTGTCGAACCCGGTCGGGAAGTTCCGCCTGCTGTACCTCGGCGTGCTCCTCCCGCTCGGCCTGCTCGCCTACGGCCTCCTCTCGCTGCTGGATCTCGGCGCCGCGCTCCGCGCGCCGCTCGTCGGGCCCCGCTCCGGACCGCTCGGGGTCGTACTCGCGGACTTTCTCACGATGCTGGCGGCGGGGGTCATCGGGCTGGCCGCGTACGCGCCGACGGTCCCCGCCGTCCGCGACGCCCGCGACATCGACCTGGGCGTCGGCGAGAGCCTCGCGGCGATGGCGCGCTACCTCGCCGGGCTCAGCCTCGTGTTCGCGCTGGCGTTCGCGCCGTTCCGCCTCGGCGGGACCGACTCGCCGCTCGCGCTCGTCGCCGGCCTCGCCGTTCTGGTCGGGCTCCTCGTCGCGGCCTCGCCGTGGCTGGTCGAAGCGCTCCGCTCGACCCACCGCCCGAGCGGCGCGGACGCGGACCGGGTCGCCGACCTGCGGAAGCGTGCGGGCCTCGACGTCCGGGACGTCCGGGTGCTCGACACCGACGACGAGGAGACGGCGAGCGCGCTCGTCCGCGGGCCGCCCCGGTTCCGCCGCCTGTTCGTCACGAGCACGTTCCTCGACGCGTTCGAGGACGACGTCGCGACCGCGCTGCTGGCGGTCCAGGCCGGCCGGCTTCGCTCGCACGCGCTGGCCCGCCGCATGGCCGCGGTCGTCGTCCCCGTCTTCCCGCTGGCGGCCGCGGTTTCGGGCGACGGTCCGGCCTGGCTCCTGCTCCTCGCGGCTGTCGTCGCGCTCGTTGGCGGTCTCGGGTTCGCGCGGCGCGGCGTCCTCGCGGCCGACGACGACGCCGCCGAGCGGGTCGGCCCGGACGTACTCGTCGCGGCGTTCGAGCGCTACGCCGCGTTCCACAACCTGGAGCCGTCGCGCCGGCGGGTGCCGAACCCGCTCTCGGCCAACGTCCCGCTCGGCGACCGGATCGACCGCATCCGGGAACGCGGTGCCGACGCCGCCGGCGGTCGTCGTGGCGGGAACGGGGGCCA
Protein-coding regions in this window:
- a CDS encoding peptidase, with product MFVLQSEPSAAAPALGPPLALWVLLCLVALVVGLVATAITRRLSNPVGKFRLLYLGVLLPLGLLAYGLLSLLDLGAALRAPLVGPRSGPLGVVLADFLTMLAAGVIGLAAYAPTVPAVRDARDIDLGVGESLAAMARYLAGLSLVFALAFAPFRLGGTDSPLALVAGLAVLVGLLVAASPWLVEALRSTHRPSGADADRVADLRKRAGLDVRDVRVLDTDDEETASALVRGPPRFRRLFVTSTFLDAFEDDVATALLAVQAGRLRSHALARRMAAVVVPVFPLAAAVSGDGPAWLLLLAAVVALVGGLGFARRGVLAADDDAAERVGPDVLVAAFERYAAFHNLEPSRRRVPNPLSANVPLGDRIDRIRERGADAAGGRRGGNGGHADGEDDAARPSTD
- the hisG gene encoding ATP phosphoribosyltransferase, with translation MRIAVPNKGRLHEPTMDLLERAGLHVEETADRQLYADTVDPDVSVLFARAADVPEYVADGAADLGVTGLDQARESGAELDDLLDLAFGNCRLVLAAPEEGDITEPGDVEGLTVATEFPRITHEYLDEKGIDAGVVEVTGATELTPHVEMADAIVDITSTGTTLQVNRLAVIDEVLASSVRLFARPDVADDPKVGEVETALSSVIAADGKRYLMMNAPSDRLEDVKDVIPGMGGPTVMDVADSPKSATDAGEVDGKADHVAVHVVVDEREVFGVISDLQSVGATDILVTEIERLVE